The genomic region CCATCTCATGCAGATTATACTTACCATACAAAATATGGAGTAAGAGATTATAGAGGTGGAGGAAGAAGCTCTGCAAGAGAAACAGCTGCAAGAGTAGCGGCAGGTGCAGTAGCAAAAGCATTCTTAAAAAACATGGGTATAGATTTTAATGCTTATGTTTCGGAAGTAGGAGATATCCGCGTTTCTGATGATTATTCTACTTTAGATTTTTCTGAAATTGAGAACAATATTGTAAGATGCCCAGACCCTGTAAAAGCAGAGGAAATGATCGAACTAATCGATGGTGTTCGTAAAGATCGCGATACAATTGGTGGTATTGTTTCTTGTGTTGTTTCAGGAGTTCCTGCTGGTTTAGGTGAGCCTGTATTTGATAGATTAAATGCTGAACTAGGTAAAGCAATGCTTAGTATCAATGCTTGTAAAGGTTTTGAATACGGTAGTGGGTTTGAAGGAACTAAATTAAGAGGGTCTACTCACAATGATACATTCTATACTGATGCTGAAGGAAAAGTGAGAACAAAAACAAACTTATCTGGAGGTATCCAAGGTGGTATTTCAAATGGAGAAGATATTTACTTTAGAGTAGCGTTCAAACCTGTCGCAACGATTATGGTTGATCAAGACTCAATAGATAAAGAAGGAAATTCAGCAACAGTTTCAGGTAAAGGCCGCCATGATCCATGTGTGGTTCCAAGAGCAGTACCTATAGTTGAAGCGATGGCTGCATTGACAATTGCAGATATGGTGGTTCGATCGAATGGAAATCGATTGGATCAGTTTATTAAATAATTATCAGAGTCCTGATAATTAAAAAAGCTTTAGAGATTAGCTTCTCTAAAGCTTTTTTTTTCGCTTCAAATTGTTTTTCTTCATCCAAACTTTTTAATAATTATGACAAACAGCACTTTCTCAGCTCCACACCGAATTCTACATTGGTTGATAGCTTTCACTATGTTATTTCTTACTCTAACCATTTTTTTAAGGTTAGAATGGATGAACAAATATCTAATGAGTGATATCTTATTAGATCAACTGGCAAAAATTGATGTAAGTATCACAAAAGACCAATCGATTAAAATTGCCAAAGTCATTAGAGGACAAATGTGGCAATGGCATATTAATGCTGGATATCTTTTAATAGTATTATATGCTTGTAGATTAAGTTTAAACTTAAAAGAAAGAGGATTTAAGTTTACTACAATTACATCATCAACAGCTTCAGCAAAAGAGAAGTTTCAATGGTGGTTATATACTATTTTCTATATCTGTGTAGGAGGTAGTCTTTTAACTGGAATGTTTGTTATCAATGATATTGGTGATCATGAATTGATGGAGGATATCCACAAACTTTCATTGTATTATCTACTGAGCTTTATTGTTATTCACTTTGTTGGTGTTATTGCTGCAGAGCTAACTGATAATAAAAATATAGTATCTGAAATGATTAGTGGTAAAAACTAGTTGATTTTCAGGTTTAAACGAAAACTCCCTACTTAATTATAAAGAAATAAGTAGGGAGTTTTTTGTTAGTAAAGATATTTACTTCTTAAGATGGAGATGTCTGCTTGTGATAACTCTAAAACATTTTCAAAGTATTGGTCGATACTACCATAATCTTTTATAATCTGATCAAATCCTGCTTGAAGCCAAGTACGATCAACACCTAATAATTGTCTCATTATCTCTGGCTGTACACCCAAGAAAGAAATCTTTTTAATTAAGGATTCGTTTTTGCCATGTCTATAATGGTTTGAGAGTTCATATTCGTCATAGATAGTTTCAAGATCAACACCTAAAGCATAGAGAGTGAGTGCTGAACATAATCCAGTACGGTCTTTTCCTGCAGTACAATGGAAAACAATAGGCTCTTCTGTATTTATGAGAATATTAAAGTATTCTTTATATCGATGGGCCCATTTTTTTACAAAAAGACGATTCATTTCTAAAACTAAATTATCGATATCTTGTTGGGTTGTATTTTTATCCATAATCATAGTTTTAAATTCATCCATATTTCCGGGGTCTATGATCAAGTTGAATTCATTACCGTTCAACCTTTCAACAAACTTATCTGGATTCTCTTCTTTTTCTTGTAATGAACGGAAATCAACTTTACTTTTTACATTTAACTCAGATAGCTTTTCCCATCCATATTCGTCTATTTCAGAAAAATCATCACTTCTATAAATAGCTCCCCATTTCACTTGGTGATTATCTTTAGTATATATTCCTCCGATATCTCTAAAATTTGGAGCACCATTAATGGAAAGGTTTCTTTCTGAAACCCAAACACTATCTTGTTCTGAAATAGCCAAAAAAATGCCTCTATGCGATGGATGAAAATCGAGATCAAAATGATCGACTAATCTTCCAACTTTAATATTTCTATGATAGATGTCCCATTCTTTATCACCAAAGTTCTCAAACTTATAGTTTCCATCATCTGTTCTTTGGACATAAATTTCTTCAAAAAGAGTACGCTCAGGAGTATCTTTTTGCACATGCTCATTACATGACATCATTATTAATGTTGAAATTAAAATAACTAACTTTTTCATTGGGATAATAAGGTTTGAAGTCTCCTTCTTTTAAATTGTTATTTGATGAAAGAAGGAGAAGTGT from Flammeovirga agarivorans harbors:
- a CDS encoding cytochrome b/b6 domain-containing protein encodes the protein MTNSTFSAPHRILHWLIAFTMLFLTLTIFLRLEWMNKYLMSDILLDQLAKIDVSITKDQSIKIAKVIRGQMWQWHINAGYLLIVLYACRLSLNLKERGFKFTTITSSTASAKEKFQWWLYTIFYICVGGSLLTGMFVINDIGDHELMEDIHKLSLYYLLSFIVIHFVGVIAAELTDNKNIVSEMISGKN
- the aroC gene encoding chorismate synthase produces the protein MNTFGKAFRITTFGESHGRAIGVTIDGCPAGVAFDLEEVQKELDRRKPGQSKITTQRKEADSVEVLSGVFEGVTTGTPISLLIWNQDQRSKDYSHIKDVFRPSHADYTYHTKYGVRDYRGGGRSSARETAARVAAGAVAKAFLKNMGIDFNAYVSEVGDIRVSDDYSTLDFSEIENNIVRCPDPVKAEEMIELIDGVRKDRDTIGGIVSCVVSGVPAGLGEPVFDRLNAELGKAMLSINACKGFEYGSGFEGTKLRGSTHNDTFYTDAEGKVRTKTNLSGGIQGGISNGEDIYFRVAFKPVATIMVDQDSIDKEGNSATVSGKGRHDPCVVPRAVPIVEAMAALTIADMVVRSNGNRLDQFIK
- a CDS encoding tyrosine-protein phosphatase, whose translation is MKKLVILISTLIMMSCNEHVQKDTPERTLFEEIYVQRTDDGNYKFENFGDKEWDIYHRNIKVGRLVDHFDLDFHPSHRGIFLAISEQDSVWVSERNLSINGAPNFRDIGGIYTKDNHQVKWGAIYRSDDFSEIDEYGWEKLSELNVKSKVDFRSLQEKEENPDKFVERLNGNEFNLIIDPGNMDEFKTMIMDKNTTQQDIDNLVLEMNRLFVKKWAHRYKEYFNILINTEEPIVFHCTAGKDRTGLCSALTLYALGVDLETIYDEYELSNHYRHGKNESLIKKISFLGVQPEIMRQLLGVDRTWLQAGFDQIIKDYGSIDQYFENVLELSQADISILRSKYLY